The proteins below come from a single Sorghum bicolor cultivar BTx623 chromosome 4, Sorghum_bicolor_NCBIv3, whole genome shotgun sequence genomic window:
- the LOC8082934 gene encoding uncharacterized protein LOC8082934: protein MGRLSMAVPVMLLLLCATCRLALGITDGLLPNGNFERGPAPSQLRGTRVMGSSAIPAWQTSGFVEYIPSGRKQGDMVLVVPEGAYAVRLGNEASIRQRLHGAARGARYSLTFSAARTCAQAEQLNVSASGQSGLLAMQTMYSSNGWDSYAWAWVADADEVDVVIHNPGVTEDPACGPLIDSVAIKTLNPPRRTNKNLVKNGDFEEGPYIIPGTKWGVLIPSRVVDDHSPLPGWMVESLKAIKYIDSDSFAVPRGRRAVELLAGRESAIAQVIRTVPGRQYALSFTVGDASNACRGSLMVEAYAGRESTKVAYESAGKGGVKRAVLPFRAASARTRLVFFSSFYSTRSDDLSSLCGPVLDDVAVVSVRTTKRG from the exons ATGGGAAGATTATCCATGGCCGTGCCAGTGATGCTTCTGCTGCTGTGCGCAACGTGCAGACTGGCGCTTGGAATTACTGACG GTCTGCTCCCGAACGGCAACTTCGAGCGGGGCCCGGCGCCGTCGCAGCTGCGCGGGACGCGGGTGATGGGCTCGTCGGCGATCCCGGCGTGGCAGACGTCGGGGTTCGTGGAGTACATCCCGTCGGGGCGGAAGCAGGGGGACATGgtgctggtggtgcccgagggCGCCTACGCCGTGCGGCTCGGGAACGAGGCCTCCATCCGGCAGCGGCTCCACGGCGCCGCCCGCGGCGCGCGCTACTCGCTCACGTTCAGCGCGGCGCGGACGTGCGCGCAGGCGGAGCAGCTCAACGTGTCGGCGTCGGGGCAGTCGGGCCTGCTGGCGATGCAGACCATGTACAGCAGCAACGGCTGGGACTCGTACGCCTGGGCCTGGgtggccgacgccgacgaggtCGACGTCGTCATCCACAACCCCGGCGTCACCGAGGACCCCGCCTGCGGCCCGCTCATCGACTCCGTCGCGATCAAGACGCTCAACCCGCCTCGCCGGACCAACAAGAACCTGGTGAAGAACGGCGACTTCGAGGAGGGCCCGTACATCATCCCGGGGACGAAATGGGGCGTGCTGATCCCGTCGAGGGTGGTGGACGACCACTCGCCGCTGCCCGGGTGGATGGTGGAGTCGCTCAAGGCCATCAAGTACATCGACAGCGACAGCTTCGCGGTGCCGCGGGGCCGGCGCGCCGTGGAGCTGCTGGCCGGGAGGGAGAGCGCCATCGCGCAGGTGATCCGCACCGTGCCGGGGCGGCAGTACGCGCTGTCCTTCACCGTCGGCGACGCCAGCAACGCCTGCCGTGGGTCGCTCATGGTGGAGGCATACGCCGGCCGGGAGTCCACCAAGGTGGCGTACGAGTCGGCGGGGAAGGGCGGCGTCAAGCGCGCCGTGCTGCCGTTCCGCGCCGCGTCCGCGCGCACCAGGCTCGTCTTCTTCAGctccttctacagcaccaggaGCGACGACCTCAGCTCGCTCTGCGGGCCAGTGCTCGACGACGTCGCCGTCGTCAGCGTGCGCACTACCAAGCGCGGCTAG
- the LOC8082935 gene encoding 26S protease regulatory subunit 8 homolog A, which translates to MATVAMDISKPTPAASGDEAAAAAKGRSGAGGEGLRQYYLQHIHDLQLQIRQKTHNLNRLEAQRNDLNSRVRMLREELQLLQEPGSYVGEVVKVMGKSKVLVKVHPEGKYVVDLDKSIDITKITPSTRVALRNDSYMLHLILPSKVDPLVNLMKVEKVPDSTYDMIGGLDQQIKEIKEVIELPIKHPELFESLGIAQPKGVLLYGPPGTGKTLLARAVAHHTDCTFIRVSGSELVQKYIGEGSRMVRELFVMAREHAPSIIFMDEIDSIGSARMESGTGNGDSEVQRTMLELLNQLDGFEASNKIKVLMATNRIDILDQALLRPGRIDRKIEFPNPNEDSRFDILKIHSRKMNLMRGIDLKKIAEKMNGASGAELKAVCTEAGMFALRERRVHVTQEDFEMAVAKVMKKDTEKNMSLRKLWK; encoded by the exons ATGGCGACGGTGGCGATGGACATCTCGAAGCCCACGCCGGCGGCGTCCGGCGACGAGGCCGCGGCGGCCGCGAAGGGGAGGAGCGGCGCCGGGGGCGAGGGGCTGCGGCAGTACTACCTGCAGCACATCCACGACCTGCAGCTCCAGATCCGGCAGAAGACCCACAACCTCAACCGCCTCGAGGCCCAGCGCAACGACCTCAACTCCCGAG TTAGAATGCTCAGGGAAGAGTTGCAGTTGCTTCAAGAGCCTGGCTCATATGTTGGTGAGGTGGTGAAGGTCATGGGGAAATCAAAGGTTCTGGTGAAG GTACATCCTGAAGGCAAATATGTGGTGGATCTGGATAAGAGCATTGATATCACAAAGATCACACCTTCAACAAGGGTTGCTCTTCGGAATGACAGTTATATGCTCCATCTGATTCTACCAAGCAAAGTTGATCCATTGGTCAATCTCATGAAGGTTGAGAAGGTTCCTGATTCTACTTATGACATGATTGGAGGCCTTGACCAGCAAATTAAAGAGATCAAAGAG GTCATCGAGCTTCCAATCAAACATCCAGAGCTTTTTGAGAGCCTTGGAATTGCCCAACCAAAG ggtgTCCTCCTTTATGGACCTCCGGGCACGGGAAAGACATTGCTGGCACGTGCGGTTGCTCATCACACTGACTGCACTTTCATCAGGGTGTCTGGTTCTGAGCTGGTTCAGAAATATATTGGTGAGGGTTCCCGGATGGTTCGTGAACTATTTGTTATGGCCAG GGAACATGCACCGTCCATTATATTTATGGATGAAATAGACTCTATCGGATCTGCTAGAATGGAGTCTGGAACTGGCAACGGTGATAGTGAAGTGCAACGTACCATGCTTGAGCTTCTAAACCAGCTTGATGGTTTTGAAGCATCAAACAAAATTAAG GTTTTGATGGCAACAAACAGAATAGACATCTTGGATCAAGCCCTTCTGAGGCCTGGCCGCATAGACAGGAAGATTGAATTTCCAAATCCTAATGAGGAT TCACGTTTCGATATCCTGAAGATTCATTCAAGAAAAATGAACTTGATGCGTGGTATTGATCTGAAAAAGATCGCTGAAAAGATGAATGGGGCCTCAGGAGCTGAGCTTAAG GCTGTCTGCACAGAGGCTGGAATGTTTGCTCTCCGCGAGAGGAGGGTGCACGTTACCCAGGAGGACTTCGAGATGGCGGTGGCCAAGGTGATGAAGAAAGACACGGAGAAGAACATGTCCCTGCGCAAGCTCTGGAAGTGA
- the LOC8082936 gene encoding serine-threonine kinase receptor-associated protein isoform X1 yields the protein MDKKKVAVPTVCHGHSRPVVDLFYSPVTPDGYFLISASKDSNPMLRNGETGDWIGTFQGHKGAVWSACLDTNALRAASGSADFSAKIWDALTGDVLHSFEHKHIVRACAFSEDTHMLLTGGFEKILRIYDLNRPDATPREIDKSPGSVRTVTWLHSDQTILSSCADLGGVRLWDVRSGKIVQTLETKSPVTSAEVSQDGRFITTTDGSSVKFWDANHFGLVKSYNMPCAVESASLEPNCGNKFVTGGEDMWVRVFDFFTGEELACNKGHHGPVHCVRFTPVGESYASGSEDGTIRIWQLGPANSDEQEAASANGKAKVGVNDVARKIEGFHISKDGQVEGT from the exons ATGGACAAGAAGAAGGTGGCGGTGCCGACGGTGTGCCATGGGCACTCGCGCCCGGTGGTGGACCTCTTCTACAGCCCCGTCACGCCCGACGGCTACTTCCTCATCAGCGCCAGCAAAG ACTCAAATCCAATGCTTCGCAATGGTGAAACTGGAGATTGGATTGGGACATTTCAAGGCCACAAAGGCGCTGTATGGAGCGCTTGCCTTGACACCAATGCTCTGCGTGCTGCGTCTGGTTCTGCTGACTTTTCAGC AAAAATATGGGATGCACTAACAGGCGATGTGCTCCACTCCTTTGAACACAAGCATATTGTCCGTGCATGTGCTTTTTCTGAG GATACCCACATGTTGCTTACAGGAGGTTTCGAGAAGATTTTGCGCATATATGATTTGAATCGCCCAGATGCAACTCCAAGAGAAATTGACAAATCACCTGGTTCTGTCAGAACTGTCActtggcttcatagtgatcaaACTATATTAAGTTCCTGCGCGGATTTAGGTGGTGTGAG GTTATGGGATGTAAGGAGTGGGAAAATTGTCCAAACACTTGAAACCAAATCACCTGTCACCAGCGCAGAAGTAAGCCAAGATGGTCGGTTTATCACGACAACTGATGGCTCAAGCGTGAAGTTTTGGGATGCAAATCA CTTTGGACTTGTTAAGAGTTATAATATGCCATGTGCAGTGGAGTCAGCTTCTCTCGAACCGAATTGTGGGAATAAATTTGTCACAGGTGGAGAAGACATGTGGGTTCGTGTCTTTGATTTCTTCACTGGAGAAGAATTAG CATGTAACAAGGGGCACCATGGTCCGGTCCACTGCGTACGGTTTACTCCTGTTGGTGAATCTTATGCATCAGGATCCGAAGACGGAACCATCCGAATTTGGCAGTTGGGTCCAGCTAACAGCGACGAACAGGAGGCAGCAAGTGCAAATGGGAAGGCAAAGGTCGGGGTAAATGATGTCGCACGTAAGATCGAGGGTTTCCACATTTCTAAGGACGGGCAGGTAGAGGGCACTTGA
- the LOC8082936 gene encoding serine-threonine kinase receptor-associated protein isoform X2, protein MDKKKVAVPTVCHGHSRPVVDLFYSPVTPDGYFLISASKDSNPMLRNGETGDWIGTFQGHKGAVWSACLDTNALRAASGSADFSAKIWDALTGDVLHSFEHKHIVRACAFSEDTHMLLTGGFEKILRIYDLNRPDATPREIDKSPGSVRTVTWLHSDQTILSSCADLGGVRLWDVRSGKIVQTLETKSPVTSAEVSQDGRFITTTDGSSVKFWDANHFGLVKSYNMPCAVESASLEPNCGNKFVTGGEDMWVRVFDFFTGEELG, encoded by the exons ATGGACAAGAAGAAGGTGGCGGTGCCGACGGTGTGCCATGGGCACTCGCGCCCGGTGGTGGACCTCTTCTACAGCCCCGTCACGCCCGACGGCTACTTCCTCATCAGCGCCAGCAAAG ACTCAAATCCAATGCTTCGCAATGGTGAAACTGGAGATTGGATTGGGACATTTCAAGGCCACAAAGGCGCTGTATGGAGCGCTTGCCTTGACACCAATGCTCTGCGTGCTGCGTCTGGTTCTGCTGACTTTTCAGC AAAAATATGGGATGCACTAACAGGCGATGTGCTCCACTCCTTTGAACACAAGCATATTGTCCGTGCATGTGCTTTTTCTGAG GATACCCACATGTTGCTTACAGGAGGTTTCGAGAAGATTTTGCGCATATATGATTTGAATCGCCCAGATGCAACTCCAAGAGAAATTGACAAATCACCTGGTTCTGTCAGAACTGTCActtggcttcatagtgatcaaACTATATTAAGTTCCTGCGCGGATTTAGGTGGTGTGAG GTTATGGGATGTAAGGAGTGGGAAAATTGTCCAAACACTTGAAACCAAATCACCTGTCACCAGCGCAGAAGTAAGCCAAGATGGTCGGTTTATCACGACAACTGATGGCTCAAGCGTGAAGTTTTGGGATGCAAATCA CTTTGGACTTGTTAAGAGTTATAATATGCCATGTGCAGTGGAGTCAGCTTCTCTCGAACCGAATTGTGGGAATAAATTTGTCACAGGTGGAGAAGACATGTGGGTTCGTGTCTTTGATTTCTTCACTGGAGAAGAATTAG GATAA
- the LOC8071662 gene encoding 3-ketoacyl-CoA synthase 11, which produces MENPAPPTDPAAATGATPTPSSSPSRQLPDFQQSVRLKYVKLGYHYLISHGMYLLLTPLMVLVAVHLSTLSPRDVADLWAHLRLNLISVVACSTLLVFLGTVYFLTRPRPVYLVDFACYKPGPERRCTRDTFMRCSRLTGCFTDGSLEFQRKILERSGLGEETYLPPAVTRVPPNPSMDEARAEAREVMFGAVDELLAKTGVKPKDIGILVVNCSLFNPTPSLSAMVVNHYKLRGNVVSYNLGGMGCSAGLLSVDLARDLLQTHPGSYALVISTENITLNWYSGNDRSKLVSNCLFRMGGAAVLLSNRRSDRRRAKYELVHTVRTHKGADDRCFGCVTQEEDGEGVLGVSLSRDLMAVAGDALKTNITTLGPLVLPLSEQLLFMATLVAKKVLKMKKVKPYIPDFKLAFEHFCIHAGGRAVLDELESNLSLTDWHMEPSRMTLHRFGNTSSSSLWYELAYSEAKGRIRRRHRVWQIAFGSGFKCNSAVWRALRSVNPAEETNPWMDEIDRFPVDVPKVSKVTSD; this is translated from the coding sequence ATGGAAAACCCGGCGCCGCCGACCGATCCTGCCGCCGCCACGGGCGCCACGCCaacgccgtcgtcgtcgccgtcgcggCAGCTGCCGGACTTCCAGCAGTCGGTGCGGCTCAAGTACGTGAAGCTGGGGTACCACTACCTCATCAGCCACGGCATGTACCTGCTGCTGACCCCGCTGATGGTGCTCGTCGCCGTGCACCTCTCCACGCTGTCCCCGCGCGACGTGGCCGACCTGTGGGCACACCTCCGCCTCAACCTCATCTCTGTGGTGGCCTGCTCCACGCTGCTCGTCTTCCTCGGCACGGTCTACTTCCTGACGCGGCCGCGGCCCGTGTACCTGGTGGACTTCGCCTGCTACAAGCCGGGTCCCGAGCGGCGGTGCACGCGCGACACCTTCATGCGCTGCTCCAGGCTCACCGGCTGCTTCACGGACGGCAGCCTCGAGTTCCAGCGCAAGATCCTGGAGCGGTCGGGGCTCGGCGAGGAAACGTACCTTCCCCCCGCCGTCACGCGGGTGCCGCCCAACCCGTCCATGGACGAGGCGCGCGCGGAGGCGCGGGAGGTGATGTTCGGCGCCGTGGACGAGCTGCTGGCCAAGACGGGCGTGAAGCCCAAGGACATCGGGATCCTGGTGGTGAACTGCAGCCTGTTCAACCCGACGCCGTCGCTGTCGGCCATGGTGGTGAACCACTACAAGCTGCGTGGGAACGTGGTGAGCTACAACCTCGGCGGGATGGGGTGCAGCGCCGGGCTGCTGTCGGTGGACCTCGCCAGGGACCTGCTGCAGACGCACCCGGGGTCGTACGCGCTGGTGATCAGCACGGAGAACATCACGCTCAACTGGTACTCGGGCAACGACCGCTCCAAGCTGGTGTCCAACTGCCTGTTCCGGATGGGCGGCGCGGCGGTGCTGCTCTCGAACCGGCGGTCCGACCGGCGGCGGGCCAAGTACGAGCTGGTGCACACGGTGCGCACGCACAAGGGCGCCGACGACCGGTGCTTCGGCTGCGTGACGCAGGAGGAGGACGGCGAGGGCGTCCTGGGCGTGTCGCTGTCGAGGGACCTGATGGCGGTGGCCGGGGACGCGCTCAAGACCAACATCACGACGCTGGGACCGCTGGTGCTGCCGCTGTCGGAGCAGCTGCTGTTCATGGCCACGCTGGTCGCCAAGAAGGTGCTCAAGATGAAGAAGGTGAAGCCGTACATCCCGGACTTCAAGCTGGCGTTCGAGCACTTCTGCATCCACGCCGGCGGGCGCGCCGTGCTGGACGAGCTGGAGAGCAACCTGTCGCTCACGGACTGGCACATGGAGCCGTCGCGGATGACGCTGCACCGGTTCGGGAACACCTCCAGCAGCTCGCTCTGGTACGAGCTGGCCTACAGCGAGGCCAAGGGGAGGATCCGGCGGCGCCACCGGGTGTGGCAGATCGCGTTCGGGTCAGGGTTCAAGTGCAACAGCGCCGTGTGGAGGGCGCTCCGGTCGGTGAACCCGGCGGAGGAGACCAACCCGTGGATGGACGAGATCGACAGGTTCCCCGTGGATGTCCCCAAGGTCTCCAAGGTTACCAGCGACTGA